The stretch of DNA aaaataactaattatgaaatgaaagaataaatattaaactaattttagAAATTCTTCAAATACcaaactaataattttttttgcataataaaaattTTGGCCTTAATGTTTACATTTAATCTCCTTTTAAAAAGAATCTAATTTGATTatcaacctttttaaaaaaagtcaaattcgACCATCAATCTTTTAAAAAAGAGTTGAATTGTTGTTGTTTTAACGAAAAcattgactaaaatattaaatttttaaacatgacagCCCATATGGCAATTCACATATACTTCAtgttaattttttgaattattatgaattttttatatatattgaattttgaattattttattatattttttaatattttttataattattaaacaatttgttgatgtggcatacaAACAAATTGTGTTATGTCAACATAAAGCACACGTGAACTGTCACACAGTTTACcatgttaatattgttaaaaaaattaacattttaatcaaCAATATGTTAGAAAAACGATTtgactattttttgaaaatttaaaagctaaatttagttaaaaaaatcaaaaaccaaattaacaaaaatataaacgTTAAAGGATAaacttatcattatattttttttattgtacagTTTAGTTAATATTGGTTGGGCTTTAAAGCATCCATGACTAATAATACCAAATTGAGAATTTCACATTTTGATTGGGCTTTTAAAAGCACCCATGACTAATAAATTAAGAGATTAAACCTAATGGCTTTAACCCAACAAAATTTTGGAGTGAATTTCATGTCTGTAAGACGTATTATTTTTCTACTGTATGTATTTGTGTTCAGATATATCATTTTGGatttactatttttaaatataatttatatatgtatataaaaaatatttataaatattgaataaatttcaaacacaaaatattcatcaattatataaaatattctttCAATAAACttcataaatataatttattattaaacaaactcagaataaacaaataaaaaaatcccataattaaacaataatattaattatactaTACATATAACAATCCACCGACTAACAAAACcaaactaaaaaattttaaattttaaattttaaataattaatacaatCGATACCAACTAAATTTATACCGAAACAAAACTTAATAGAATAGAATATTCCGACCCACACAAGAAGTACCGATACAAATTCACTAACTTAGTGGAATTCCATGGTTCCAGAAACAGAGCTTTGAAACCCATAACTAGTATTTACACCAACTGAGCTAAAAGTAGAAACTTTGACATAATACAAGTGGGTCCTGGTAGGCTATATGGTGGATGCTATCTTCCATTTGGATTGATTGCAGGCATAATCACCATCACACATTTGTCAGCAACAAGCAGATAAGCAAACAACTGCCCAATTGGAAGTTTTAAACACACAACCAAAATTATAGAAAGGATCAGCGGAAAATagaaaactgaaaaagaaaaaatggttCAGGCAATTTCAACTTCGTCCTGTTGCAATATCCTCTTCTCAAAGTCACATCGATCCACCTTTCCTCATAGCCTTCATCGTTTCAATCACTACTCGCCAAGTTTCGCACACAGAATTTCCACCGGCGTTCAACGTAAAGCGGTGGAACTTCCATTGCCGGAAACAGTGACACAACAAGTCCAAAACAAGGAGCAAAGGAAGACCCAGTTTGCAATCGAGAATTTAACCTCTTGGCTGTTGAAACAAGAACTAGCAGGCAACATTGACGCCGAGCTCACTATTGTTCTATCAAGCATCTCCTTGGCTTGTAAACAGATAGCTTCGTTGCTCCAAAGATCAAGCATTATTAATCTCACCGGCGGCCAAGGTACTATCAATGTCCAAGGTGAAGACCAGAAGAAGCTGGACGTTATATCCAATGAGGTTAGTCTATGTTTCCAATGGGTTTTATTTATGTCGTTTGGTAACATGAGACAAAAATACCATGACATGTTATGATGTTTATTCACTAACCCAAGTTACATAATATAAGTTTAGTTGTTCTGCAACTGCCTAAGATCAAGTGGACGAACAGGGATTATAGCATCAGAGGAAGAAGATATACCTGTTGCAGTTGAAGAAACTTATTCTGGAAACTACATTGTTGTCTTTGATCCTATTGATGGATCAGCCAATATTGATACTGCATTAACAACTGGATCAATCTTTGGCATATATGGCCCTGACGAGCAATGCCTTATCGATCTCGATGATACCTCCACGGTAATCCTTTCATCTGTAACGTCTAATCTTAGTCAACAACGGTTAAAATACCATGGAGGCCCCTATATTAGGAGTAAGAATGCATTTACCCCCCTACTCAAAAGATTGACAAATTAGTtcctatatattagatcaaaaagtaaattaattcttctattcaaaattttatccatttcatTAATCTATTTACGTCAGCATTAATCTAATGTACAAGGACTAGtttgttcaaaattttaactaaaatgaccaatttacacaTTAATATAATGTACAAAGACTAGTTTGTCAATTTTTTGAATAGATAGaccaaaatacaatctgacttataatacaagggcctccatggtacttttacatTAACCAGCATAGATTACCTGCAGTTTTGTATCCTACAGCTGCAACTAAACAGTGGCAGTGAACTGCAAAAAAACAGTCCACATTTATTTAAACAAGGCCACTGTTTTAATCTCTTACCTAAATGGTTTCAACTCGTTTACAATACAGCTTGATCAAGCAAGAGAAAAATGCATCATCAATGTTTGCCAGCCAGGGAGAAATTTATTGGTTGCTGGCTATTGTCTATATTCAAGCTCTGTAGTGTTCGCCATCTCCTTAGGCAAGGGGGTGTTTGCATTCACCCTAGATCCCACTTATGGAGAATTTGTGTTAACACATGAGAATATCAAAATACCTGAGTCTGGTAAAATTTACTCTTTCAATGAAGGAAATTATGACCTCTGGGATGACAAACTGAAGAACTACCTTGACCACCTTAGGCAACCAGGATCCAATGGCAAACCATACTCAGGCCGCTACATAGGTTGCCTTGTTGGTGAAATTCATCGAATGCTGCTTCGCGGTGGCATCTATGGCAACCCTaaaaacaagaacagcaaaaatgGAAATCTGAGGCTACTATATGAGTGTGCACCAATGAGCTTTTTAATAGAACAAGCTGGTGGCACTGCAATAGATGGAGTTCAAAGAATTCTTGACATCGTACCTGAGCAGGTAACAGCTTAAACAAGAACCATATTGACTAAGAATTACAATGTTAACAGGAGCATGTCCTTGCACTAGACAAGCATTAATGGCTTTAGCATGTTATATTGGCAGGTACACCAACGTACACCAATTTTCATTGGAAGCCCAGATGAAGTTCAGAAATTACAGAAGTACTTGGCTTGAGCTGTTGAGCACCAACATATGGGTTTCAACCTTTTTGCATATTATGGGCATATTTCAAGTACACAAGATGACAAGACAAGTTTCCTATCAAGGATGACGAGAGaagttttcaattaaacaat from Gossypium hirsutum isolate 1008001.06 chromosome D04, Gossypium_hirsutum_v2.1, whole genome shotgun sequence encodes:
- the LOC107899022 gene encoding fructose-1,6-bisphosphatase, chloroplastic, which produces MVQAISTSSCCNILFSKSHRSTFPHSLHRFNHYSPSFAHRISTGVQRKAVELPLPETVTQQVQNKEQRKTQFAIENLTSWLLKQELAGNIDAELTIVLSSISLACKQIASLLQRSSIINLTGGQGTINVQGEDQKKLDVISNELFCNCLRSSGRTGIIASEEEDIPVAVEETYSGNYIVVFDPIDGSANIDTALTTGSIFGIYGPDEQCLIDLDDTSTLDQAREKCIINVCQPGRNLLVAGYCLYSSSVVFAISLGKGVFAFTLDPTYGEFVLTHENIKIPESGKIYSFNEGNYDLWDDKLKNYLDHLRQPGSNGKPYSGRYIGCLVGEIHRMLLRGGIYGNPKNKNSKNGNLRLLYECAPMSFLIEQAGGTAIDGVQRILDIVPEQVHQRTPIFIGSPDEVQKLQKYLA